ATTTATAAAATAAGGGATTTCGTCAAATCTTAAATATTCAAAATAATCACCATCGGAATGGTTTTGATAATATTTAGATGTATAAGGGCAACAATTAAAAAACTTACTTTGAAATGTAAAGTCAATATTAGAACTGTCTAAATTTCTAATCCGAACGCCTTTTATTTTTGAAGGATTAGAGATTAAAGGTGTATTGAAGTCATAATTGAAAAAATACTTAGGTTTTCCATTATTGACAAAATACCGCATTATATTCTCATCATAATTTAAATTTCCATTTCTTAATCCATTTTCCAAACCAAAATATCTGGTAGTTTCACTTCGTTCGAAATTATAATTGTATGTATAATGAAGACTTTTTAAATTCACCAGATATGAATTATTTGTTAAGTATAAATTTTTAAGCAAAGACCCATCTTTCAATGGTATAATAAATTCATCACTTGTGCCTAAATTTACATTCGAAATTAAAACTAAGAATGGCTCATATGTGAAACTCAATAGATTAAAAAAATACTTAACCTCAACAACTATATCGGAAAAATTATTTAAAATATTTGACTTTGCTTCTGACTTCGCTTGTGGATAAATCAAACTAAAATCTTTTCCAGAATATGGATTTTCAAAAACAAGCCTCCATGCCTCAATATCTTGGATATAATTTGAAATATTGAAAATTTTGTCAACAGCAGGTTTGTGTATTTTTATAGAATCCTTAATTACATCATTTAGAGTGTTAATCAAGCTATCTTGCATTATATGAAAGATTGGTGTGATTTTGTTATTTACATCTCGAATTCTCATATACTTTTCAAAATCACTTTCAAGTATTTGATTTTTAATAGTCTCTGAGTTTATATTGGCATTATAATAACTATACAGCGAGCTATCTATGTATTCAAGCTGTTTTAGTATTTTATATTTCATGTTTAGATTTTGTTTAATGAAATAAATTTTATTTTTAGAATAAGAAATTTCGGCTATTGTTAATCCTCCGTAATAGAGTTGACCAGAATTATCATCATAATGCGCAAACCTTCCATCATATAAAATCTCAGATGGCAAGAATGTTACACTAGAAATATCTTTGTAAGCAGGATATGAATATTCAATATCCATCTTCAATACTATTAGAGTTTTATAGGCATAAAAGATAATATTCAAATCATCAGTTAATTGAATTGGCTTTTCATTATTAATATCCCAATCTTTTTCATTAAAAAAACCTTCCTTGTCAACGTAATATTCTTTTAACTGAGAACTGTATACTAATTGCTCTTTTTTAAATATATAGATTTTGGGGAATTTCAAAATAAAATATTCATCTTTTGAACTTGGTTTTAAAGGTTTGACTTTAATATCATCGCCATAAATCAATTTTAGCATTAATGCTTTTTGTTCACTACTCCCCGTAATTGCTTTAAACTCTTTTTCTATATCATTCTTTATAGGGTATGTAAAGTCATCATATAATTTAAGCTCCATTTCGTTAGATGATAAATCATAAGAGTAGTGATGATATTTTCTTGGATGACAACAATTGACTAATGATGCATGGATTTTATTATTTTCAAAGAATATTGCCTTTACATCAAGTCCATTTCGTGTTAATTCAAAAAGATTTTTTGTTTCATAGTTAATAAGGTCTAGTTGTTTTATGTAGTTATTATCGTAGTAAAACAATTTGGTATCCTCTGGATTAAAAAAGTAATTTGAGATATTATTGAAGCTGAACTTATGTATAGCATGTCCATCATTCAGGTCAATAATATATCCATATTTTATTGTGGGCTGAGCTTCAATTAATGTATTTACAGCAAGTGCCGTTTTGCCATTATTACTAATAGAAAGAAAAATAAGATTTAAATATTGGACTTGACCACTATCTAATATAAAGGGAGTTAATTCTAATTTTCTTTTTTGGGTTGAAACTGTTGTAGGTGCGTGTATTTTACTAAAATCAAAGGTTCTAATTGTATTAGAAGGTGCCTCCTTCTGATAATATACATCATCATTACTTGATTTTATCTTGTTTGGTATTTTTTCTTGTGCGAAAGTCAAAATAAAGGAAAAAACAAAAAGTAAGATTGTAAGAGATCTTAAAATTCGGAATATTTTATTTTTCATTTGGTTTTAATCTTGGTATTTAGTTTGGCAATAATACCTATTTTTTCTCATTGCTGTCCAATATATTTTTAAACACCAATGAAACGATTAGAAAATGAGTAAGTTACGATCTAAAAATGTTGTTTTGTCAAATCTACCCCTCCGATTTTATGTTATAAAAATGCTTAATTGTTGGCTAGCTGGAGGCTTCATTTTAATAAAAGGATGATTAAGCCAATACCATAAATCTATTTTAGCAAAAAGATTTACCCTTATAAGTCCCACCAAATTGGACAGATGCCATGCATACTTTGCCTTATTCTGAAGATATTTGAGTAAGAGAATGGTGATTAAAGCAGACCAAACTTGGATAAGTATAGCATTGGGACTTGTGCCTATAAAAGTTTTGATTTTTAGTACTTGTTTAATCTGTTTGAAGAAGGTCTCAATCTCCCATCTGGCTTTATAGAGTTGCGATATTGTTTCTGCTGTCCAAGATGTGTTGTTGGTGAGGAAAGTCAGTTCTGCTTTTTTTACTGGATCATAAACCACTACTATCCTTAGTTCTTTGGGGTAGTTAATTGCTGTCTTAACTCCCGTCAATACTATAATTTGGTCTTTGACTATTAATCCCGTTTTGTCTTTAATCTCATTTTCTTTTACCACACTGTATTGTATGTTTTTCTTTAATCTGCTTACAAACGTAATCCTTCTGCTGTCCAAAACATTCAGCCAATTAAAATCTACATAAGCTCTGTCCATAACCAAAACAGAGCCTGAGGGAATATTAAGTGTTTTTGCTATTGCCACATCGTGTTTAAGCCCGTCTGTCATGTGCATGTAAACAGGAAGGCAGGTGTCGTAATCTAATACAGTATGAAGCTTTATTGCTCCTTTTCTTTTGCGGTATTGAGCCCAATCAAACAAACTTAAGCAAAGAGAAATAACGGTGGAGTCTACTATGAAAATTTTACGTTTCAGCATTCTTGCAAACTGTCGTTTCTTTTGAAGTCCGCTATTGAGCGAGTTGAAAAGTTCAAAATAAAGATCCTTGAAAACTTGCCAATTGCGTTGTTGATTTTGATAAGAAATGGTGGATTTACTCGGTGAACATGAAACTCCTAAGTGATTTAAATTACCAGTAGCACTCTTAAGTCCATTCGATATTTCTCTTACACTATTTGCCTTGGCAAATTGACAAAACAACATTGACACTAAATGAGTCCAAGTGTTCACGCCTTTGCAGTGTCTGTCAGAGTCGTGGTTGTTTACAATTTTTGTGAAAGAATTCCTGTCTATTAAGCCAAGAATTTGAGAAAACAGATTTACATTTGTCGTGGGCATGGTGTTTTTTTTTGTACACCCCAAAATAAATGTTTTGGGTTAAAATTTAATCCATGCCCTTTTTACTGAAATTTATCTTGGACAGATGTGGAATTATATTGTATATTTGCAACCTTAAAGAAAATTGAATATGAAAAAAGTAATTTTATCGTTAGCCGTCATTCTGGGCTTTTCAACTTTATCAAAAGCGCAGAATAGTACAAACGTATTAACTTTAGATAACAATCCTTATCGTTATCAGGTTATGGATCATGGTGATTTTTCCAAAAAATTTAATCAAAACGCCAACCGTAGAGAAGCAGGTGGCTGGTATCAGTTTGCAGGTGATTATGCAAATTCAAACGGGCTTTCTTACACTCCTTATGTGATGTTTGTTTTCCCTGATAGCGTTCATGTTATGTATGACGAACAATTAGGAAGATCAAATACTCAGGTTGTAGGAACAATATTTGACCCTAAAGATCATGTTTTTATTGACGCGGATGCAGGAACTCCCAGATACCTCAGTCGTTGGACAAACTATACTGTGGATTCTATGTATTGGAGCCAAGCTTATATCCGTCAGGTGGACTCAATGGATGTTGTTAATTCTGTCTATGCAACCGCAACAGTAACCGTTCTTGATTATACCCAACTTACTGGTGCTGTAATTAATATTGGAGTGAGTCCTACTTTCTTAACTTTGGAAGAAGGTTCAGAATGGAATGCTGCAGGAGATAATTATGCAACTGCAACCTCTATTAAAGATGCGCTTGTTGCATCCGGCTATGATGCAACAGTTGTTGACAGCATTATCACAATCAAAGCAAAAGTTATTGGTGTTAATGGTAACGCTTATTCAATTTTTTGCAGTAAACCTGAATTGGAAATTACAAGCCAATTTTCCGGTGGTGCAGACAATATCACTAAAATTGAAATTGTGGATACCCTTTATATCCAACATTTCACAGGTGAATCTAACAATATAGAAATTCGCGGCTTAACTTTCCAAGGCGATGCTCAAACATATTATGCAGGTATGCCAGCAATTGATAAGTATGTTCCTAATACTCTTATGAATACCGGAGCATTCAAAACAGATACAGTTCTACTTACCAAAGATATGCAGGATTCTATGACAGAAGATTTGAAGTTTAGATCAAGAGGTTTGTCTATGTATATTGGAAAACAGATGACCGGTAGCAATGATATTCCGAACACACTTTATGGAGTTACTTTTGTTTTTAAGCCAATGAAGAAATATTCTTTTAATGACACCTTACTTTCTGTAAACAAAAATGTTTCAGTTGCAAATAAACACAATGTACTTGCTATTTCTTATTATTCTCAAGATGGACAAGTGCTAAGAATTGTTGATCCAGAGGCTATCAACAACATGTTTACAACAAATAGCGATTTGAGATACGGAGCCACAGGACAAGGCGGTTGGAAATCTTATCGCCCTTATCTTTCTGGATTCTCCGGAACATTTTTCCATATTACTCCTGGAAGCAATTTGGATGTAGTTACTCCTAATACAAATGGTTATGGAATGGGAGATGCTTATCC
This genomic interval from Bacteroidota bacterium contains the following:
- a CDS encoding IS4 family transposase, coding for MPTTNVNLFSQILGLIDRNSFTKIVNNHDSDRHCKGVNTWTHLVSMLFCQFAKANSVREISNGLKSATGNLNHLGVSCSPSKSTISYQNQQRNWQVFKDLYFELFNSLNSGLQKKRQFARMLKRKIFIVDSTVISLCLSLFDWAQYRKRKGAIKLHTVLDYDTCLPVYMHMTDGLKHDVAIAKTLNIPSGSVLVMDRAYVDFNWLNVLDSRRITFVSRLKKNIQYSVVKENEIKDKTGLIVKDQIIVLTGVKTAINYPKELRIVVVYDPVKKAELTFLTNNTSWTAETISQLYKARWEIETFFKQIKQVLKIKTFIGTSPNAILIQVWSALITILLLKYLQNKAKYAWHLSNLVGLIRVNLFAKIDLWYWLNHPFIKMKPPASQQLSIFIT
- a CDS encoding T9SS type A sorting domain-containing protein, coding for MKKVILSLAVILGFSTLSKAQNSTNVLTLDNNPYRYQVMDHGDFSKKFNQNANRREAGGWYQFAGDYANSNGLSYTPYVMFVFPDSVHVMYDEQLGRSNTQVVGTIFDPKDHVFIDADAGTPRYLSRWTNYTVDSMYWSQAYIRQVDSMDVVNSVYATATVTVLDYTQLTGAVINIGVSPTFLTLEEGSEWNAAGDNYATATSIKDALVASGYDATVVDSIITIKAKVIGVNGNAYSIFCSKPELEITSQFSGGADNITKIEIVDTLYIQHFTGESNNIEIRGLTFQGDAQTYYAGMPAIDKYVPNTLMNTGAFKTDTVLLTKDMQDSMTEDLKFRSRGLSMYIGKQMTGSNDIPNTLYGVTFVFKPMKKYSFNDTLLSVNKNVSVANKHNVLAISYYSQDGQVLRIVDPEAINNMFTTNSDLRYGATGQGGWKSYRPYLSGFSGTFFHITPGSNLDVVTPNTNGYGMGDAYPNPTDNALSFSIPFSLGAAQTVTFTVKDITGRTVKTISAEYVAGNNFVEIPTAGLNSGVYFYTMDAVNYNATGKVIIK